The window TACGTTCAATCAGGGATTGGAAAAGACTGTAAAATGGTACCGAGACAACAGAGAATGGTGGCGTGAGATTAAAAGCGGTTCTTTTAGAAAGTATTATAACAAGATGTATAAAAAACGCATTGCGGAGTCTAGAGGAAGGAAGGCCAATAAATGAAAGCGGCAATTGTCGTTGGAGCGCGGCCTAATTTTATGAAAGCAGCTCCTCTTATTAAGGAGTTCAGGAGAAGAGGCAAGGTGGATATTCTTTTTGTTCATACTGGTCAGCACTATGACAGTAATATGTCGAAGATTTTTTTCGACGATCTGGGACTTCCCCGTCCCGATATCTATCTGGGAGTAGGTTCGGGAACTCACGCTGAACAAACAGCCAGAGTTATGGTTGAATTTGAAAAGGTTATAACAACCGAGGGTGTTGACCTGATTATTGTAGTTGGTGACGTAAACTCGACGTTAGCCTGTTCTCTCGTTGGAGCCAAACAGCATATTCCGGTTGCTCATGTCGAAGCGGGACTTAGGAGTTTTGATAAAAATATGCCCGAGGAGATAAACAGGATGGTCACTGATATCCTTTCCGATTATTGTTTTACAACTTCGCCGGAAGCTGAAGTGAATTTAAGGCGTGAGGGTATTGAGAAAGAAAGAATATTTTTTGTGGGTAATATTATGATTGACTCTCTGAAAAGTTATATAGAAAAAGCGGAAGAGTCGAAGATTCTCGACGCACTCAAAGTTGAAAAAGAGAATTACATTCTTGTAACGCTTCATAGACCTTCAAATGTTGATGAGCCGGAGCAATTTCGTTCACTGTATAATGTTCTTGTTGAATTATCCGAAGCTCACACAATTGTCTTTCCAGCTCATCCGCGCACGAGAAAGATTATAGATTCACGGGTTCAGTCTTTTCCCCGGCCTTCCAGTCTGAAATTAATCGAACCCGTTGGATACCTTGATTTCCTGAAGTTAATGAAATATGCCGGATTGCTTGTCACAGATTCCGGAGGAATTCAGGAGGAGACTACGGTTCTGGGCGTTCCCTGTTTAACTGTCCGAAATAATACTGAGCGTCCTGTGACAATCGAGATGGGGACGAATTCCCTGGTCGGGACTGATCCTGATAAGCTTCTGGGTGCCGCACTCAAGGTTATGGCGGAGGGCGGGAAGGAATTCAGTATTCCGCCGCTATGGGATGGTAAAACCGCGGGGCGTATTGTAGATGTAATTGAAAAATATTGACACCGGATAATTATTGATATAATCTTTTATTTTGAATATGGAAGGGGGGGATTTGCCGACAATACAGCTAGTTATTTCATTTACCATACCGTTTGTTATAGTTCTTGCCATGATCCCTCTTGTGAGAAGTATGGCTGTCAAATGGAAGATCAGTGAAAAACCCAACGGTAGGAATAATGGAGATATCGCGCATTTAGGGGGGGTAGTAATAGTAATTTCCGTTATAGCGGGGCTAGTGCCGGTTTTTCTATTCTTTCTTGTTACACATTCTGTTACTGCGGTTTTTCTTTCCGTTCTGATACTTAGCGGATTTACAATTTTTCTCCTTGGTATTATCGATGATCTCCGCAGTTTACATTACAAATATAAGTTGATTCTTCAGGTTATAGCTTCAATCTTCGTTTCCGTGGGCGGGATTATCCTACTCAGCTATTTTTCTGTATTTGAATTTTCAACCCTGATTCGTGTTATTCTGTTTGTCATTGTAACATTATGGATTCTGGCTATTACTACCTCTTTCAATCTCATTGACGGGATTGACGGGTTGGCGGGCGGGATTGCTGTTGTATCTTCTATTTCTTTTACAGTAGCCGGGTTGATTCTCGGACAGCAGATAGTTGTGTTCCTTTCAGTTATTATTTTAGGTTCTTCACTCGCTTTTCTCTGTTACAATTTTCCACCCGCGAGGATATTTATGGGGGATTCCGGCAGTTTGTTTCTGGGACTTATATTCGGGCTGATTTCACTCCTCTTTTTGCTTCCCGGGAAGGATCTTTTGTTCAGGATTGCGGGATCTATCTTTATTTTGACTGTACCCTTGCTCGATACGACTCTCGCTTTTCTTCGCAGGGTAATAAAGAAAAAGTCGCTTTTTCAGGCTGATTTGAGCCATTTGCATCATCTGCTGCTTACAAGATACAAGTCAATGCGGAAAGTTGATTTCATCCTCTGGGGCCTGGCAGTGATATTAGGCTGCCTGGGAGTATTGACGATGATGGGTAATGTAGCGGCCTTTATCGCGGCAGTTATCCTTGAAATAGCGATCTTCGCCTTCTCTCTGTATGTTATGAACAGCAGAAAAGCTCCCGAAGAGAGTATTGAAAGTATAATAAAAAAGCATAGATCAACGATTTGAACCTTTTGACAGATTAATATTTGTTTTATCCATTTAAATTTGCCTTTTCCCGTATCCTGTGATAGTTTATGATTTGGGATTGTATTATCCTGAATTCGGGCAGGTTTGTTTTCTCATTTGATTGGTGTACAGAGGTTTGGAGTAGAACGTTTATGCTTGACAGGAAATTTATAAGAAATGAACCTGAGGCCTTGCGCAGGGGTATCGAGAATAAGGGAGTGGATTTTGATCTGGATCTTCTCTATCAGTTGGATAAGGATAGGAGGAGGATTATACAGGAATCTGAAGATCTCAAGCACAGTAAAAATGTTGTTTCTAAAGAGATTGCCCAACTGAAAAAGAACAAGAAAGATGCCTCGGAATTTATAGACAGAATGAAGGTGACATCTAAACGTATAAAGGAAATAGACAATGAATTAAAAGCAGTCTCAGATAAATTACATGAGATGGAATTAGCAATTCCCAATCTGCCGCATAAATCTGTTCCAATTGGAAATACTGAGCAGGACAACGTTTTGATAAGAAGTTGGGGAGATCCTTACAGAAATGATCTCGAAATAGCACCTCATTGGGAGATTGGTGAAGAATTGGGACTGCTCGACCTCAAGGCTGGATCGGCGGTGAGTGGAAGCGGTTTTGTGGTTCTAAGAGGTGACGGGGCTTTGCTTTCGAGAGCTCTAATTAATTTTATGCTTGATACTCACAGATCTCATGGATATGAAGAAGTATCGGTCCCCTATCTAGTCAGCAGGGATTCAATGATTGGAACAGGGCAGCTGCCAAAGATGGCTGAAGACATGTATCACTGCGAAGCAGACGATCTCTACTGTATCCCAACTGCCGAAGTGCCAATTACAAATCTTCTAAGGGAGACTGTACTTCCGGCAGATCAGCTGACCGTTAAATTGACAGCGTACAGTCCGTGTTTCAGGAGAGAAGCCGGCAGTTACGGAAAAGATACAAGAGGTCTGATTCGTGTTCATCAATTTGACAAAGTGGAAATGGTAAAGGCTACTCTGCCTGAGAGATCATATGAAGAGCTTGAGTTATTACTTGATGACGCCTGCAGAGTTCTTGAATCTTTAGATATTCCTTACCGTGTGGTTGAATTGTGTTCAGGAGATCTGAGTTTTTCCGCGGCAAAATGTTATGATATTGAAACCTACGCTCCGGCCATTTCGAAATGGCTGGAAGTTTCTTCATGCAGTAATTTTGAAGATTTTCAAGCCCGCCGTGCCGGTATCAAATTCAGAAGGGGAAAAGGGGAAAAATCTCGATTTGTTCATACTCTGAATGGTTCGGGATTAGCCCTTCCAAGGATAATTGCCACAATATTTGAACTCTACCAAACTCCGACCGGCAGGATACGCGTTCCTGACGCCCTCGTGAAATATATGGGGGGAAGGGAATATTTAGAGGGTTAACGTGAAGATAAATATTTCAAGAAATCTTCCCTTTTTAATCAAAATTTATTTTATAGTGGGAAGTATTATAATTGTCACTTCACTTCTTTTGTATAACAACAATCTGATTATGCGTATGCAGAAGCAGGCCGAAAATACAACTAGGCTTTTTTCCCGTTTTACTGGGCTGGCTCTCGGAAGTGTGGAGAATTCAAATAATCAGAAGTTCATACGTGAGATTAGAGAGGCAATGGATCTCCCCTTTGTTATAACTGATAATGAGGGGCGGCCTATGATATGGAACGAAATCGGAGTTCCTCAGGTAAAGGACGATGAGTATGACAGACTTCTCGATTTTGATCCCCGGAAACCTGATGATCTATTGCTCGAAAGGGTATTAGAAAAGGCGAATGAGTTTGACAGGGTAAACAAACCGGTGATTGTTGACACAGAGGAGATGGAACTTTTTATTCACTACGGGCTTTCCGGATTGGCCCGGGAACTTAGAATTGCGCCATACGTTCAATTAGGTGTGTTCGTTCTGTTCGCTTTATTTGGTTTTATTGGGTTCA of the Candidatus Krumholzibacteriota bacterium genome contains:
- the wecB gene encoding UDP-N-acetylglucosamine 2-epimerase (non-hydrolyzing) produces the protein MKAAIVVGARPNFMKAAPLIKEFRRRGKVDILFVHTGQHYDSNMSKIFFDDLGLPRPDIYLGVGSGTHAEQTARVMVEFEKVITTEGVDLIIVVGDVNSTLACSLVGAKQHIPVAHVEAGLRSFDKNMPEEINRMVTDILSDYCFTTSPEAEVNLRREGIEKERIFFVGNIMIDSLKSYIEKAEESKILDALKVEKENYILVTLHRPSNVDEPEQFRSLYNVLVELSEAHTIVFPAHPRTRKIIDSRVQSFPRPSSLKLIEPVGYLDFLKLMKYAGLLVTDSGGIQEETTVLGVPCLTVRNNTERPVTIEMGTNSLVGTDPDKLLGAALKVMAEGGKEFSIPPLWDGKTAGRIVDVIEKY
- a CDS encoding MraY family glycosyltransferase, with product MPTIQLVISFTIPFVIVLAMIPLVRSMAVKWKISEKPNGRNNGDIAHLGGVVIVISVIAGLVPVFLFFLVTHSVTAVFLSVLILSGFTIFLLGIIDDLRSLHYKYKLILQVIASIFVSVGGIILLSYFSVFEFSTLIRVILFVIVTLWILAITTSFNLIDGIDGLAGGIAVVSSISFTVAGLILGQQIVVFLSVIILGSSLAFLCYNFPPARIFMGDSGSLFLGLIFGLISLLFLLPGKDLLFRIAGSIFILTVPLLDTTLAFLRRVIKKKSLFQADLSHLHHLLLTRYKSMRKVDFILWGLAVILGCLGVLTMMGNVAAFIAAVILEIAIFAFSLYVMNSRKAPEESIESIIKKHRSTI
- the serS gene encoding serine--tRNA ligase, coding for MLDRKFIRNEPEALRRGIENKGVDFDLDLLYQLDKDRRRIIQESEDLKHSKNVVSKEIAQLKKNKKDASEFIDRMKVTSKRIKEIDNELKAVSDKLHEMELAIPNLPHKSVPIGNTEQDNVLIRSWGDPYRNDLEIAPHWEIGEELGLLDLKAGSAVSGSGFVVLRGDGALLSRALINFMLDTHRSHGYEEVSVPYLVSRDSMIGTGQLPKMAEDMYHCEADDLYCIPTAEVPITNLLRETVLPADQLTVKLTAYSPCFRREAGSYGKDTRGLIRVHQFDKVEMVKATLPERSYEELELLLDDACRVLESLDIPYRVVELCSGDLSFSAAKCYDIETYAPAISKWLEVSSCSNFEDFQARRAGIKFRRGKGEKSRFVHTLNGSGLALPRIIATIFELYQTPTGRIRVPDALVKYMGGREYLEG